A genomic window from Betta splendens chromosome 24, fBetSpl5.4, whole genome shotgun sequence includes:
- the map7b gene encoding ensconsin isoform X7 yields MPESKGHGRGRGGGGCSCSKWKLKKGGSRAAVPALFTITEEEEGQRRRDVRKKKKKASFSQDGRESSATRPSSSGSGQTYTPTLTPTPTPTPTFSHTTTSNSPGNVAATKTDSLVFNKLDERQRLARERREEQERQNAVREAQWQAREERAKQHYEKHLEERKKKLEEQRLKEDRRRAAVEEKRRQKQEEDKVRHEAVIRRTTERSQRTRPKPNRWSWGGALHTNTPSTPAGFVESAFLYPLDLAGLEHMQGAFSLYHRYGMTSQYADRRSVSTMNLSKHTDPVITKRLSASSATLLHSPDRGLRRLPLTPWESNIVNRLQQPTHSYLARSRSAMSLSGEQTVSCHPMGSMSFKTLQAQPLPHCRSQERSLSRETASSSSTVPRRRTTGTTQKKERDGVRKSWSNLSLPLVPILTLPPSRHSSSPAKKSTKHTAPSPGRPPQKPAGRPPTPKLLKSPGAEDPGNLRPVRITPESPVSLTPFKAQEEEEQVLSPPQPRPQPLGQNKASTDQTPAAPTAATESVSSPPAHKPSTGTTDPEEASRILAENRRLAREQREREEEERRQQEEQARLAKEEMARRKAEERAKREEEAQRQAEERRRKEEEEERKAEEERLQKEREETERLQKQKEEEETKQRQENERLRKEREKHFQKEEAERLERKKRLEEIMKRTRRSDTAEKKVIPSKNGDGAGTSASPAPSAVNASPTHNSNGSGRQPDPITIPSTAALSHPDQRENGEFEEVIELPSHSRLSPPEGEEERQQQEERLPVIAFRENGLLKPLSGIEDISAQQGADVA; encoded by the exons ATGCCAGAGAGTAAAGGGCATGGACGAGGAAGAGGCGGAGGCGGGTGCTCATGTAGCAAGTGGAAACTTAAGAAGGGAGGAAGCCGTGCAGCCGTCCCGGCACTGTTCACCAtcactgaggaagaggagggacaGAGACGGAGGGATGTTcgtaagaaaaagaaaaaag CTTCCTTCTCACAGGATGGCAGAGAGTCTTCTGCCACTCGCCCGAGCTCCTCTGGCTCTGGACAGACCTACACCCCCACCCTGACCCCGACTCCCACCCCGACCCCAACCTTCAgccacaccaccaccagcaaCAGCCCCGGCAACGTCGCCGCCACCAAAACAG ACTCGCTGGTCTTCAACAAGTTGGATGAGAGGCAGAGGCTTGCCCGTGAGCGccgagaggagcaggagaggcagaaCG CCGTCAGAGAGGCCCAGTGGCAGGCACGCGAGGAGCGGGCGAAGCAGCACTATGAGAAgcacctggaggagaggaagaagaagctggaggagcagaggttgAAGGAGGACCGGCGGCGAGCTGCCgtggaggagaagcggcgtcagaagcaggaggaggacaag GTTCGTCACGAGGCGGTGATTCGTCGGACGACGGAAAGGAGCCAGAGAACTCGACCGAAGCCCAACCGCTGGTCATGGGGTGGAGCGCTGCACACCAACACGCCCAGCACGCCCGCTG GTTTTGTTGAGTCGGCTTTCCTCTATCCACTCGACCTTGCTGGACTGGAGCACATGCAGGGTGCTTTCAGTCTCTACCACAGATACGGAATGACCTCCCAAT ATGCTGACAGGAGGTCAGTGTCCACGATGAATCTATCCAAACATACAGACCCTGTCATTACCAAGcgcctctctgcttcctccgcCACACTGCTACACTCACCAGACCGAG gtcTGCGCCGTCTTCCATTGACACCGTGGGAAAGCAATATTGTGAACCGTCTGCAGCAGCCAACACACTCCTACCTGGCCCGTAGCCGCAGTGCCATGAGTCTGTCTGGAGAGCAAACAG TGTCTTGCCACCCCATGGGCTCCATGTCCTTCAAGACCCTGCAGGCTCAGCCGCTCCCTCACTGCCGCAGCCAGGAGAGGAGCCTCAGCAGGGAGacggcctcttcctcctccacagtcCCACGCAGGAGGACCACTGGAACCACACAG AAGAAAGAGCGAGACGGTGTCAGGAAGTCATGGAGCAACCTGTCACTCCCATTGGTTCCCATTCTGACTTTGCCACCCAGCAGACATTCCTCTTCTCCAGCCAAGAAGAGCACCAAGCACACAGCACCCTCTCCTGGCAG GCCTCCCCAGAAGCCAGCAGGGCGCCCTCCAACGCCCAAGCTGCTGAAATCTCCAGGAGCTGAAGACCCTGGAAACCTTCGTCCAGTCAGGATTACACCTGAGAGCCCTGTGAGCCTGACACCCTTCAAAGcccaagaggaggaagagcaggtccTCAGTCCACCTCAGCCTCGACCCCAGCCGCTAGGTCAGAACAAGGCCTCAACAGAccagacaccagcagcacctACAGCAGCCACTG AAAGTGTAAGCAGTCCTCCAGCCCACAAGCCCTCCACTGGCACTACAGATCCAGAGGAAGCAAGTCGTATACTGGCTGAGAACCGTCGCCTGGCCCgcgagcagagggagagagaggaggaggaacgcagacaacaggaggagcaggcaag GTTAGCAAAGGAAGAGATGGCTCGACGAAAGGCAGAGGAGCGggcaaagagagaggaggaggctcagCGGCAggcagaggaaaggagaaggaaggaggaggaggaggagaggaaagcagaggaagagagactgcagaaggaaagagaggagacagagagactcCAAAAGCAG aaagaagaagaggagaccaaacaaagacaagagaacgagagactcagaaaggagagagagaaacatttccagaaagaggaggctgaacgcctggagagaaaaaag CGGCTGGAGGAGATCATGAAGAGAACGAGACGTTCAGACACAGCAGAGAAG AAAGTTATTCCTAGCAAAAATGGTGATGGTGCAG GGACCTCTgcatctcctgctccttctgcagTGAATGCGTCACCAACACACAACAGTAATGGTAGCGGTCGCCAGCCTGACCCCATCACGATCCCCAGCACTGCAGCACTGAGCCACCCTGACCAGAG AGAGAACGGGGAGTTTGAAGAGGTTATTGAACTGCCTTCACATTCCAGGCTGTCTCCtccagagggagaggaggagcggcagcagcaggaggagaggctcCCTGTCATAGCCTTTAGGGAGAACGGTCTCCTGAAGCCTCTGAGTGGAATAGAAGACATATCAgcacagcagggagcag aTGTTGCTTGA
- the map7b gene encoding ensconsin isoform X3, which translates to MPESKGHGRGRGGGGCSCSKWKLKKGGSRAAVPALFTITEEEEGQRRRDVRKKKKKASFSQDGRESSATRPSSSGSGQTYTPTLTPTPTPTPTFSHTTTSNSPGNVAATKTDSLVFNKLDERQRLARERREEQERQNAVREAQWQAREERAKQHYEKHLEERKKKLEEQRLKEDRRRAAVEEKRRQKQEEDKVRHEAVIRRTTERSQRTRPKPNRWSWGGALHTNTPSTPAGFVESAFLYPLDLAGLEHMQGAFSLYHRYGMTSQYADRRSVSTMNLSKHTDPVITKRLSASSATLLHSPDRGLQIRTASSPVINKAQSKSQLPQGKTSQHKTGLRRLPLTPWESNIVNRLQQPTHSYLARSRSAMSLSGEQTVSCHPMGSMSFKTLQAQPLPHCRSQERSLSRETASSSSTVPRRRTTGTTQKKERDGVRKSWSNLSLPLVPILTLPPSRHSSSPAKKSTKHTAPSPGRPPQKPAGRPPTPKLLKSPGAEDPGNLRPVRITPESPVSLTPFKAQEEEEQVLSPPQPRPQPLGQNKASTDQTPAAPTAATESVSSPPAHKPSTGTTDPEEASRILAENRRLAREQREREEEERRQQEEQARLAKEEMARRKAEERAKREEEAQRQAEERRRKEEEEERKAEEERLQKEREETERLQKQKEEEETKQRQENERLRKEREKHFQKEEAERLERKKRLEEIMKRTRRSDTAEKKVIPSKNGDGAGTSASPAPSAVNASPTHNSNGSGRQPDPITIPSTAALSHPDQRENGEFEEVIELPSHSRLSPPEGEEERQQQEERLPVIAFRENGLLKPLSGIEDISAQQGADVA; encoded by the exons ATGCCAGAGAGTAAAGGGCATGGACGAGGAAGAGGCGGAGGCGGGTGCTCATGTAGCAAGTGGAAACTTAAGAAGGGAGGAAGCCGTGCAGCCGTCCCGGCACTGTTCACCAtcactgaggaagaggagggacaGAGACGGAGGGATGTTcgtaagaaaaagaaaaaag CTTCCTTCTCACAGGATGGCAGAGAGTCTTCTGCCACTCGCCCGAGCTCCTCTGGCTCTGGACAGACCTACACCCCCACCCTGACCCCGACTCCCACCCCGACCCCAACCTTCAgccacaccaccaccagcaaCAGCCCCGGCAACGTCGCCGCCACCAAAACAG ACTCGCTGGTCTTCAACAAGTTGGATGAGAGGCAGAGGCTTGCCCGTGAGCGccgagaggagcaggagaggcagaaCG CCGTCAGAGAGGCCCAGTGGCAGGCACGCGAGGAGCGGGCGAAGCAGCACTATGAGAAgcacctggaggagaggaagaagaagctggaggagcagaggttgAAGGAGGACCGGCGGCGAGCTGCCgtggaggagaagcggcgtcagaagcaggaggaggacaag GTTCGTCACGAGGCGGTGATTCGTCGGACGACGGAAAGGAGCCAGAGAACTCGACCGAAGCCCAACCGCTGGTCATGGGGTGGAGCGCTGCACACCAACACGCCCAGCACGCCCGCTG GTTTTGTTGAGTCGGCTTTCCTCTATCCACTCGACCTTGCTGGACTGGAGCACATGCAGGGTGCTTTCAGTCTCTACCACAGATACGGAATGACCTCCCAAT ATGCTGACAGGAGGTCAGTGTCCACGATGAATCTATCCAAACATACAGACCCTGTCATTACCAAGcgcctctctgcttcctccgcCACACTGCTACACTCACCAGACCGAG GTTTACAGATAAGAACCGCATCTTCCCCTGTCATTAACAAAGCTCAGTCCAAATCCCAGCTACCCCAGGGAAAGACCAGCCAACACAAAACAG gtcTGCGCCGTCTTCCATTGACACCGTGGGAAAGCAATATTGTGAACCGTCTGCAGCAGCCAACACACTCCTACCTGGCCCGTAGCCGCAGTGCCATGAGTCTGTCTGGAGAGCAAACAG TGTCTTGCCACCCCATGGGCTCCATGTCCTTCAAGACCCTGCAGGCTCAGCCGCTCCCTCACTGCCGCAGCCAGGAGAGGAGCCTCAGCAGGGAGacggcctcttcctcctccacagtcCCACGCAGGAGGACCACTGGAACCACACAG AAGAAAGAGCGAGACGGTGTCAGGAAGTCATGGAGCAACCTGTCACTCCCATTGGTTCCCATTCTGACTTTGCCACCCAGCAGACATTCCTCTTCTCCAGCCAAGAAGAGCACCAAGCACACAGCACCCTCTCCTGGCAG GCCTCCCCAGAAGCCAGCAGGGCGCCCTCCAACGCCCAAGCTGCTGAAATCTCCAGGAGCTGAAGACCCTGGAAACCTTCGTCCAGTCAGGATTACACCTGAGAGCCCTGTGAGCCTGACACCCTTCAAAGcccaagaggaggaagagcaggtccTCAGTCCACCTCAGCCTCGACCCCAGCCGCTAGGTCAGAACAAGGCCTCAACAGAccagacaccagcagcacctACAGCAGCCACTG AAAGTGTAAGCAGTCCTCCAGCCCACAAGCCCTCCACTGGCACTACAGATCCAGAGGAAGCAAGTCGTATACTGGCTGAGAACCGTCGCCTGGCCCgcgagcagagggagagagaggaggaggaacgcagacaacaggaggagcaggcaag GTTAGCAAAGGAAGAGATGGCTCGACGAAAGGCAGAGGAGCGggcaaagagagaggaggaggctcagCGGCAggcagaggaaaggagaaggaaggaggaggaggaggagaggaaagcagaggaagagagactgcagaaggaaagagaggagacagagagactcCAAAAGCAG aaagaagaagaggagaccaaacaaagacaagagaacgagagactcagaaaggagagagagaaacatttccagaaagaggaggctgaacgcctggagagaaaaaag CGGCTGGAGGAGATCATGAAGAGAACGAGACGTTCAGACACAGCAGAGAAG AAAGTTATTCCTAGCAAAAATGGTGATGGTGCAG GGACCTCTgcatctcctgctccttctgcagTGAATGCGTCACCAACACACAACAGTAATGGTAGCGGTCGCCAGCCTGACCCCATCACGATCCCCAGCACTGCAGCACTGAGCCACCCTGACCAGAG AGAGAACGGGGAGTTTGAAGAGGTTATTGAACTGCCTTCACATTCCAGGCTGTCTCCtccagagggagaggaggagcggcagcagcaggaggagaggctcCCTGTCATAGCCTTTAGGGAGAACGGTCTCCTGAAGCCTCTGAGTGGAATAGAAGACATATCAgcacagcagggagcag aTGTTGCTTGA
- the map7b gene encoding ensconsin isoform X11, which produces MPESKGHGRGRGGGGCSCSKWKLKKGGSRAAVPALFTITEEEEGQRRRDVRKKKKKASFSQDGRESSATRPSSSGSGQTYTPTLTPTPTPTPTFSHTTTSNSPGNVAATKTDSLVFNKLDERQRLARERREEQERQNAVREAQWQAREERAKQHYEKHLEERKKKLEEQRLKEDRRRAAVEEKRRQKQEEDKVRHEAVIRRTTERSQRTRPKPNRWSWGGALHTNTPSTPADADRRSVSTMNLSKHTDPVITKRLSASSATLLHSPDRGLRRLPLTPWESNIVNRLQQPTHSYLARSRSAMSLSGEQTAMPVCPRSVSCHPMGSMSFKTLQAQPLPHCRSQERSLSRETASSSSTVPRRRTTGTTQKKERDGVRKSWSNLSLPLVPILTLPPSRHSSSPAKKSTKHTAPSPGRPPQKPAGRPPTPKLLKSPGAEDPGNLRPVRITPESPVSLTPFKAQEEEEQVLSPPQPRPQPLGQNKASTDQTPAAPTAATESVSSPPAHKPSTGTTDPEEASRILAENRRLAREQREREEEERRQQEEQARLAKEEMARRKAEERAKREEEAQRQAEERRRKEEEEERKAEEERLQKEREETERLQKQKEEEETKQRQENERLRKEREKHFQKEEAERLERKKRLEEIMKRTRRSDTAEKKVIPSKNGDGAGTSASPAPSAVNASPTHNSNGSGRQPDPITIPSTAALSHPDQRENGEFEEVIELPSHSRLSPPEGEEERQQQEERLPVIAFRENGLLKPLSGIEDISAQQGADVA; this is translated from the exons ATGCCAGAGAGTAAAGGGCATGGACGAGGAAGAGGCGGAGGCGGGTGCTCATGTAGCAAGTGGAAACTTAAGAAGGGAGGAAGCCGTGCAGCCGTCCCGGCACTGTTCACCAtcactgaggaagaggagggacaGAGACGGAGGGATGTTcgtaagaaaaagaaaaaag CTTCCTTCTCACAGGATGGCAGAGAGTCTTCTGCCACTCGCCCGAGCTCCTCTGGCTCTGGACAGACCTACACCCCCACCCTGACCCCGACTCCCACCCCGACCCCAACCTTCAgccacaccaccaccagcaaCAGCCCCGGCAACGTCGCCGCCACCAAAACAG ACTCGCTGGTCTTCAACAAGTTGGATGAGAGGCAGAGGCTTGCCCGTGAGCGccgagaggagcaggagaggcagaaCG CCGTCAGAGAGGCCCAGTGGCAGGCACGCGAGGAGCGGGCGAAGCAGCACTATGAGAAgcacctggaggagaggaagaagaagctggaggagcagaggttgAAGGAGGACCGGCGGCGAGCTGCCgtggaggagaagcggcgtcagaagcaggaggaggacaag GTTCGTCACGAGGCGGTGATTCGTCGGACGACGGAAAGGAGCCAGAGAACTCGACCGAAGCCCAACCGCTGGTCATGGGGTGGAGCGCTGCACACCAACACGCCCAGCACGCCCGCTG ATGCTGACAGGAGGTCAGTGTCCACGATGAATCTATCCAAACATACAGACCCTGTCATTACCAAGcgcctctctgcttcctccgcCACACTGCTACACTCACCAGACCGAG gtcTGCGCCGTCTTCCATTGACACCGTGGGAAAGCAATATTGTGAACCGTCTGCAGCAGCCAACACACTCCTACCTGGCCCGTAGCCGCAGTGCCATGAGTCTGTCTGGAGAGCAAACAG CCATGCCTGTGTGTCCTCGCTCAGTGTCTTGCCACCCCATGGGCTCCATGTCCTTCAAGACCCTGCAGGCTCAGCCGCTCCCTCACTGCCGCAGCCAGGAGAGGAGCCTCAGCAGGGAGacggcctcttcctcctccacagtcCCACGCAGGAGGACCACTGGAACCACACAG AAGAAAGAGCGAGACGGTGTCAGGAAGTCATGGAGCAACCTGTCACTCCCATTGGTTCCCATTCTGACTTTGCCACCCAGCAGACATTCCTCTTCTCCAGCCAAGAAGAGCACCAAGCACACAGCACCCTCTCCTGGCAG GCCTCCCCAGAAGCCAGCAGGGCGCCCTCCAACGCCCAAGCTGCTGAAATCTCCAGGAGCTGAAGACCCTGGAAACCTTCGTCCAGTCAGGATTACACCTGAGAGCCCTGTGAGCCTGACACCCTTCAAAGcccaagaggaggaagagcaggtccTCAGTCCACCTCAGCCTCGACCCCAGCCGCTAGGTCAGAACAAGGCCTCAACAGAccagacaccagcagcacctACAGCAGCCACTG AAAGTGTAAGCAGTCCTCCAGCCCACAAGCCCTCCACTGGCACTACAGATCCAGAGGAAGCAAGTCGTATACTGGCTGAGAACCGTCGCCTGGCCCgcgagcagagggagagagaggaggaggaacgcagacaacaggaggagcaggcaag GTTAGCAAAGGAAGAGATGGCTCGACGAAAGGCAGAGGAGCGggcaaagagagaggaggaggctcagCGGCAggcagaggaaaggagaaggaaggaggaggaggaggagaggaaagcagaggaagagagactgcagaaggaaagagaggagacagagagactcCAAAAGCAG aaagaagaagaggagaccaaacaaagacaagagaacgagagactcagaaaggagagagagaaacatttccagaaagaggaggctgaacgcctggagagaaaaaag CGGCTGGAGGAGATCATGAAGAGAACGAGACGTTCAGACACAGCAGAGAAG AAAGTTATTCCTAGCAAAAATGGTGATGGTGCAG GGACCTCTgcatctcctgctccttctgcagTGAATGCGTCACCAACACACAACAGTAATGGTAGCGGTCGCCAGCCTGACCCCATCACGATCCCCAGCACTGCAGCACTGAGCCACCCTGACCAGAG AGAGAACGGGGAGTTTGAAGAGGTTATTGAACTGCCTTCACATTCCAGGCTGTCTCCtccagagggagaggaggagcggcagcagcaggaggagaggctcCCTGTCATAGCCTTTAGGGAGAACGGTCTCCTGAAGCCTCTGAGTGGAATAGAAGACATATCAgcacagcagggagcag aTGTTGCTTGA
- the map7b gene encoding ensconsin isoform X6, which yields MPESKGHGRGRGGGGCSCSKWKLKKGGSRAAVPALFTITEEEEGQRRRDVRKKKKKASFSQDGRESSATRPSSSGSGQTYTPTLTPTPTPTPTFSHTTTSNSPGNVAATKTDSLVFNKLDERQRLARERREEQERQNAVREAQWQAREERAKQHYEKHLEERKKKLEEQRLKEDRRRAAVEEKRRQKQEEDKVRHEAVIRRTTERSQRTRPKPNRWSWGGALHTNTPSTPADADRRSVSTMNLSKHTDPVITKRLSASSATLLHSPDRGLQIRTASSPVINKAQSKSQLPQGKTSQHKTGLRRLPLTPWESNIVNRLQQPTHSYLARSRSAMSLSGEQTAMPVCPRSVSCHPMGSMSFKTLQAQPLPHCRSQERSLSRETASSSSTVPRRRTTGTTQKKERDGVRKSWSNLSLPLVPILTLPPSRHSSSPAKKSTKHTAPSPGRPPQKPAGRPPTPKLLKSPGAEDPGNLRPVRITPESPVSLTPFKAQEEEEQVLSPPQPRPQPLGQNKASTDQTPAAPTAATESVSSPPAHKPSTGTTDPEEASRILAENRRLAREQREREEEERRQQEEQARLAKEEMARRKAEERAKREEEAQRQAEERRRKEEEEERKAEEERLQKEREETERLQKQKEEEETKQRQENERLRKEREKHFQKEEAERLERKKRLEEIMKRTRRSDTAEKKVIPSKNGDGAGTSASPAPSAVNASPTHNSNGSGRQPDPITIPSTAALSHPDQRENGEFEEVIELPSHSRLSPPEGEEERQQQEERLPVIAFRENGLLKPLSGIEDISAQQGADVA from the exons ATGCCAGAGAGTAAAGGGCATGGACGAGGAAGAGGCGGAGGCGGGTGCTCATGTAGCAAGTGGAAACTTAAGAAGGGAGGAAGCCGTGCAGCCGTCCCGGCACTGTTCACCAtcactgaggaagaggagggacaGAGACGGAGGGATGTTcgtaagaaaaagaaaaaag CTTCCTTCTCACAGGATGGCAGAGAGTCTTCTGCCACTCGCCCGAGCTCCTCTGGCTCTGGACAGACCTACACCCCCACCCTGACCCCGACTCCCACCCCGACCCCAACCTTCAgccacaccaccaccagcaaCAGCCCCGGCAACGTCGCCGCCACCAAAACAG ACTCGCTGGTCTTCAACAAGTTGGATGAGAGGCAGAGGCTTGCCCGTGAGCGccgagaggagcaggagaggcagaaCG CCGTCAGAGAGGCCCAGTGGCAGGCACGCGAGGAGCGGGCGAAGCAGCACTATGAGAAgcacctggaggagaggaagaagaagctggaggagcagaggttgAAGGAGGACCGGCGGCGAGCTGCCgtggaggagaagcggcgtcagaagcaggaggaggacaag GTTCGTCACGAGGCGGTGATTCGTCGGACGACGGAAAGGAGCCAGAGAACTCGACCGAAGCCCAACCGCTGGTCATGGGGTGGAGCGCTGCACACCAACACGCCCAGCACGCCCGCTG ATGCTGACAGGAGGTCAGTGTCCACGATGAATCTATCCAAACATACAGACCCTGTCATTACCAAGcgcctctctgcttcctccgcCACACTGCTACACTCACCAGACCGAG GTTTACAGATAAGAACCGCATCTTCCCCTGTCATTAACAAAGCTCAGTCCAAATCCCAGCTACCCCAGGGAAAGACCAGCCAACACAAAACAG gtcTGCGCCGTCTTCCATTGACACCGTGGGAAAGCAATATTGTGAACCGTCTGCAGCAGCCAACACACTCCTACCTGGCCCGTAGCCGCAGTGCCATGAGTCTGTCTGGAGAGCAAACAG CCATGCCTGTGTGTCCTCGCTCAGTGTCTTGCCACCCCATGGGCTCCATGTCCTTCAAGACCCTGCAGGCTCAGCCGCTCCCTCACTGCCGCAGCCAGGAGAGGAGCCTCAGCAGGGAGacggcctcttcctcctccacagtcCCACGCAGGAGGACCACTGGAACCACACAG AAGAAAGAGCGAGACGGTGTCAGGAAGTCATGGAGCAACCTGTCACTCCCATTGGTTCCCATTCTGACTTTGCCACCCAGCAGACATTCCTCTTCTCCAGCCAAGAAGAGCACCAAGCACACAGCACCCTCTCCTGGCAG GCCTCCCCAGAAGCCAGCAGGGCGCCCTCCAACGCCCAAGCTGCTGAAATCTCCAGGAGCTGAAGACCCTGGAAACCTTCGTCCAGTCAGGATTACACCTGAGAGCCCTGTGAGCCTGACACCCTTCAAAGcccaagaggaggaagagcaggtccTCAGTCCACCTCAGCCTCGACCCCAGCCGCTAGGTCAGAACAAGGCCTCAACAGAccagacaccagcagcacctACAGCAGCCACTG AAAGTGTAAGCAGTCCTCCAGCCCACAAGCCCTCCACTGGCACTACAGATCCAGAGGAAGCAAGTCGTATACTGGCTGAGAACCGTCGCCTGGCCCgcgagcagagggagagagaggaggaggaacgcagacaacaggaggagcaggcaag GTTAGCAAAGGAAGAGATGGCTCGACGAAAGGCAGAGGAGCGggcaaagagagaggaggaggctcagCGGCAggcagaggaaaggagaaggaaggaggaggaggaggagaggaaagcagaggaagagagactgcagaaggaaagagaggagacagagagactcCAAAAGCAG aaagaagaagaggagaccaaacaaagacaagagaacgagagactcagaaaggagagagagaaacatttccagaaagaggaggctgaacgcctggagagaaaaaag CGGCTGGAGGAGATCATGAAGAGAACGAGACGTTCAGACACAGCAGAGAAG AAAGTTATTCCTAGCAAAAATGGTGATGGTGCAG GGACCTCTgcatctcctgctccttctgcagTGAATGCGTCACCAACACACAACAGTAATGGTAGCGGTCGCCAGCCTGACCCCATCACGATCCCCAGCACTGCAGCACTGAGCCACCCTGACCAGAG AGAGAACGGGGAGTTTGAAGAGGTTATTGAACTGCCTTCACATTCCAGGCTGTCTCCtccagagggagaggaggagcggcagcagcaggaggagaggctcCCTGTCATAGCCTTTAGGGAGAACGGTCTCCTGAAGCCTCTGAGTGGAATAGAAGACATATCAgcacagcagggagcag aTGTTGCTTGA